The genomic segment CTCAATGCGCTTCAGTGCTTCTAAACGCATTTCAACAGATGTATGAGCATTTCCTTGAATGATAAAAATAGCATTCTTTGTCTCGTCATCAAATTTATAGTGTTCTCCGTCACGAACATCTAGCCATGCTAAAATTCCTTTTTGATCACGATAAACATAATCAGTCTGTGAAACGTGTTTTTCCGTAGATAAAATCGGTAGAAAAACATCTTCTTTTTGACTAACCGTAAATTCAATTTGCCCCGCTATTTTATCCAAATCATGCCCACCGATGGCTAATAAAGAATGTAAAGATTCAACATTATAAATATCAATAATACTATTAATATTCGGGATGGATCCTCGATGTCGAATATTCCGAATAAGCGCCAAAACGGTAGGAGGATTCTTCTTGACACTACGTCCGACACTTTGCAACAAATCCTTGTAGCCTTGAATGACTGGAGTATCAGACACCTCATCGATATCGCAATTCAATGCCCACTTTTCCATCTCTTTTTGCTTTTTCAAAAATGAAGCAGGTAAAGGTGCATGTGGATCTACATTTTTAGCGATGCCAATAACCACATTTTTAATCCCAAGCATTGCGAGACTTTCATTCAATATAAACTTCATCATGATCCACCTCCGGTTAATAGTTTAGTTCATTGATTAACGATTAGAGTCTTATACTCTTGCAAAAAGACTTATATTTTCTTTAAACTATTGCTTTTTATGATAATCAAATTATAAATCTCATTCAAAATAGTGTACCAGTTTATTCTACCAATAAAATTCTCTTATGAAAGAATGATGCTAAGCAGACTTTCATGACTGCAGTCATGAAAGTCTGTCTCGCTCTATTTATTTTCACTATTTTCAACTGCTGCTGTAACAAAAGCTGTATAAAGTCCTTCTGGGCGATTAGGACGGCTAGATAATTCTGGGTGGTATTGACAAGCCACAAAGAATTTATTTTCTGGAATTTCAACAATTTCCACCAAGCGATTGTCCGGTGAAACTCCCGAGAATACAAAACCGGCATCTTCAAATTGTTGACGGAATTCATTATTAAATTCGTAACGGTGGCGGTGGCGACGCTGAACAACTTCTTGATTATCATAAGCTGCAGCTGCTTTGGACCCACGTTTTAGTTTAGACGGATAAAGTCCTAAGCGAAGTGTCCCTCCCATATCTTCCACATCAATCTGATCACGCATCAAATCAATAACAGGATGTTGCGTATCAGGGTTCAATTCTGAAGAATTAGCGTCATTAAATCCTAGCACATGGCGAGCAAATTCGACACAAGTCAACTGCATGCCGAGGCAAATTCCAAGCATTGGCACATCATTTTCACGAGCATATTGAATCGTCGCAATCTTTCCTTCCGTTCCACGATGACCAAATCCACCCGGCACAATAATCCCGTCCGCATCATTCAGCAACTCGGCGACATTTTCAGTTGTGACATCATTTGCATTGACCCAATTCAGCTTGATTTCTGCATCATTGGCATAACCAGAGTGCTTGAGAGCTTCTACAACAGAGATATACGCATCTGGCAACTCCACATATTTCCCAACAAGCACAATTTTTACTTGTTTCTTCAAGTTCATGACTTTATCAACCATAGCAGACCAATCTGTCATATCTGCTTCTGGCACGTCCAACTTCAAGTGATCACAAACGATTTGGTCCATGTTTTGTACTTGCAAATTCAGCGGAATTTGATACAAATGTTCCACATCTAGCGACTCAATCACTGCTTCTGGTGCTACATCACAAAATTGTGCCAATTTGTTCTTAATATTTTGGCCAGCCGGTTTTTCAGTACGAATAACAAGCATGTTCGGTTGAATTCCAAGACCACGCAATTCTTTTACAGAATGCTGAGTGGGCTTCGTTTTCATTTCCCCAGCAGCTTTCAGATAAGGAAGCAATGTCGTGTGGATATACATCACATTATCTGCACCAACATCTGCCTTCATTTGACGAAGTGCTTCTAAGAATGGCAAACTTTCAATATCTCCAACAGTTCCTCCTACTTCTGTGATAATCACGTCAGAGTCTGTTGTCGTTGCAGCGCGTTTAATTTTTTCTTTTAGAGCATCTGTAATGTGTGGAATGACTTGAACAGTTGCTCCAAGGTACTCACCTTTACGTTCTTTACGAAGAACTTCGCTATAAATCTTACCCGTTGTCACATTTGAATATTTATTTAAGTTGATATCAATAAAGCGTTCATAATGCCCGAGGTCTAAGTCAGTTTCTGCACCATCATCCGTCACAAATACTTCCCCATGTTGATAGGGGCTCATCGTTCCTGGGTCAATATTGATATATGGATCAAACTTTTGAATGGTTACCTTAAGACCACGATTTTTCAAAAGACGACCAAGACTTGCTGCCACAATCCCTTTACCGATCGAACTAACTACACCACCTGTAACAAAAATATATTTTGTTGCCATACATTCTCCTTATCTAAGATACAAAACTCATTTAGAAA from the Streptococcus constellatus subsp. constellatus genome contains:
- a CDS encoding B3/B4 domain-containing protein, which translates into the protein MMKFILNESLAMLGIKNVVIGIAKNVDPHAPLPASFLKKQKEMEKWALNCDIDEVSDTPVIQGYKDLLQSVGRSVKKNPPTVLALIRNIRHRGSIPNINSIIDIYNVESLHSLLAIGGHDLDKIAGQIEFTVSQKEDVFLPILSTEKHVSQTDYVYRDQKGILAWLDVRDGEHYKFDDETKNAIFIIQGNAHTSVEMRLEALKRIENDLAECMPNLEFETYVICSEKKT
- a CDS encoding CTP synthase translates to MATKYIFVTGGVVSSIGKGIVAASLGRLLKNRGLKVTIQKFDPYINIDPGTMSPYQHGEVFVTDDGAETDLDLGHYERFIDINLNKYSNVTTGKIYSEVLRKERKGEYLGATVQVIPHITDALKEKIKRAATTTDSDVIITEVGGTVGDIESLPFLEALRQMKADVGADNVMYIHTTLLPYLKAAGEMKTKPTQHSVKELRGLGIQPNMLVIRTEKPAGQNIKNKLAQFCDVAPEAVIESLDVEHLYQIPLNLQVQNMDQIVCDHLKLDVPEADMTDWSAMVDKVMNLKKQVKIVLVGKYVELPDAYISVVEALKHSGYANDAEIKLNWVNANDVTTENVAELLNDADGIIVPGGFGHRGTEGKIATIQYARENDVPMLGICLGMQLTCVEFARHVLGFNDANSSELNPDTQHPVIDLMRDQIDVEDMGGTLRLGLYPSKLKRGSKAAAAYDNQEVVQRRHRHRYEFNNEFRQQFEDAGFVFSGVSPDNRLVEIVEIPENKFFVACQYHPELSSRPNRPEGLYTAFVTAAVENSENK